A portion of the Clupea harengus chromosome 18, Ch_v2.0.2, whole genome shotgun sequence genome contains these proteins:
- the rgs12a gene encoding regulator of G-protein signaling 12 isoform X2 codes for MEPTLMLNSSGSAAASDSELRCADLQACGSETSLNSNGSLPGPQSHRRLLERRVASWAVSFERLLQDPVGVRYFSEFLKKEFSEENLMFWQACEFFSQVPEADKNQLSQKAQEIYNSFLSSQASTPVNIDSQAQLADNVLNAPQPDMFREPQLQIFNLMKFDSYARFLKSTLYQECMVAEVEGRPLPDPYQVPCSPAPSKHSSDRSTLPTPRKEYKKSGRSHTDLRDEHSDKKKGNFFSWTSRNRSFGKGPKKRDLGEFNYGNGRRESQGSLSSSTSQELQSSSPGGKSECEHRNSVAVWERDRERWPRQCSVSLPDGSCCSLGLQPGVPVRQLLLELCQRHQLNLAAVDLFLIGGEKPLVLDQDSVTLCSRDLRLERRTLFRLDLIPINRSVGLKAKPTKPVSEVLRPVVAKYGLRLADLVARVSGETEILDLGVPISNLDGLRVVLEKADPSGKDKPPKTPKGHAPPLNNRSMSTPVDDRSSGKPLRNEEKNNNRDPSPPEGSRKPKKTQLEEAEEFFELLSKAQSSRAEDQRGLLRKEDLVLPDFLRLDSSPPSSSSSSVAPPPASSTPASLKPAHPNGLGGSTTQRQHHHQHQRSQNPEHGAGGTANGGTTPPGAGGGPGKAGKERPPFRAPLSPILSRGSGGQALEEEDGADLTLVGEGDITSPNSTLLPPPPPPSLTPASLLPGGDRSFRAADYTPPPPCLLLQCSGRDGGSDDTPAGTEACANSTRIPASSHQRAPSPGPDAAPEPQLESPSSGASIGLEGVHLEEDPELNLSFDGYVAKLRQCQSRMRNGSTTHADPPHLHGNPTPDEGATVAEEDGSMVKATFV; via the exons ATGGAGCCGACTCTAATGCTGAACTCATCTGGA TCGGCCGCAGCCTCAGACAGTG AGCTGCGTTGTGCAGACCTGCAGGCGTGCGGTAGCGAGACCAGCCTCAACAGCAACGGCAGCCTGCCCGGCCCGCAGAGCCACCGCCGCCTGTTGGAGCGCCGCGTTGCATCATGGGCCGTCAGCTTTGAGCGCCTGCTGCAGGATCCAGTGGGCGTCCGCTATTTCTCC GAGTTCCTGAAGAAGGAGTTCAGTGAGGAGAACCTTATGTTCTGGCAAGCCTGTGAGTTCTTCAGCCAGGTGCCTGAGGCTGACAAGAACCAG CTATCCCAGAAGGCTCAGGAGATCTACAACAGCTTCCTGTCCAGTCAAGCGAGCACGCCGGTCAACATCGACAGCCAGGCACAGCTCGCCGACAACGTCCTCAACGCACCGCAGCCGGATATGTTCAGGGAGCCGCAGCTGCAG ATCTTCAACCTGATGAAGTTCGACAGCTACGCGCGCTTCCTCAAATCCACGCTCTATCAGGAGTGCATGGTGGCCGAGGTGGAGGGACGACCCCTCCCCGACCCCTACCAGGTGCCCTGCAGCCCCGCCCCCTCCAAGCACAGCTCCGACCGCTCCACCCTCCCCACGCCCAGAAAG GAATACAAAAAGTCTGGCCGGTCTCACACCGATCTCAGAGACGAACACTCGGACAAGAAGAAAGGGAACTTCTTCTCCTGGACGTCACGGAATCGCAGCTTTGGCAAAGGGCCCAAGAAACGTGACCTCGGAGAATTCAACTATG gtAATGGTCGGCGTGAGTCCcagggctctctctcttccagtacCAGTCAGGAGCTGCAGTCCTCCTCCCCAGGGGGCAAGAgtgag tGCGAGCACCGTAACTCTGTGGCGGTGTGGGAGCGCGACCGCGAGCGTTGGCCGCGGCAGTGCAGCGTGTCCCTGCCCGAcggctcctgctgctccttggGGCTCCAGCCAGGCGTCCCCGTCAGGCAGCTGCTCCTGGAACTCTGCCAGAGACACCAGCTCAACCTGGCCGCCGTCGACCTCTTCCTCATCGGGGGAGAGAAG cCTCTGGTACTGGATCAGGACAGCGTCACGCTCTGCTCCAGAGACCTCAGGCTGGAGAGACGCACTTTATTCAG gTTGGATCTGATTCCCATCAACCGTTCGGTGGGACTGAAAGCCAAACCCACCAAGCCCGTCAGCGAGGTGCTTCGCCCTGTTGTCGCCAAGTACGGCCTCCGCCTCGCCGACCTAGTGGCCAGAGTC agtgGAGAAACAGAAATTCTGGATCTGGGTGTGCCCATCTCCAACCTTGATGGATTACGAGTGGTGCTGGAGAAAGCTGATCCGTCAGGAAAAG ATAAGCCGCCCAAGACACCCAAGGGTCACGCGCCCCCCCTAAACAACCGGAGCATGTCCACGCCG GTTGACGACAGGTCGTCAGGGAAACCTCTTCGGAATGAggagaagaacaacaacagagaTCCGTCTCCTCCTGAAGGCAGCAGGAAGCCCAAGAAGACCCAGCTAGAGGAAGCTGAAG AGTTCTTTGAGCTGCTGAGCAAAGCCCAGAGCAGCCGGGCGGAGGACCAGCGCGGCCTCCTCCGGAAGGAGGACCTGGTGCTGCCCGACTTCCTGCGTCTagactcctcccctccctcctcctcctcctcctcagtggcCCCGCCTCCCGCCTCATCCACGCCGGCGTCCCTCAAACCCGCCCACCCCAACGGCCTCGGCGGCTCCACCACCCAacgccaacaccaccaccaacaccagcgCTCGCAGAACCCGGAACACGGCGCGGGCGGAACCGCCAACGGAGGAACCACGCCGCCAGGAGCCGGTGGGGGTCCGGGAAAGGCGGGGAAGGAGCGCCCCCCGTTCCGGGCGCCCCTCTCCCCCATCCTGAGCAGGGGGTCGGGCGGGCAagcgctggaggaggaggatggcgCCGACCTCACGCTGGTCGGGGAGGGGGACATCACCAGCCCCAACAGCACCCTGCTGCCCCCTCCTCCGCCCCCGTCTCTCACCCCCGCCTCCCTGCTGCCGGGTGGGGACCGGAGCTTCCGAGCGGCGGActacacccccccgcccccctgtctcctcctccagtgctctGGACGTGATGGCGGCAGCGACGATACCCCAG CAGGTACCGAAGCCTGCGCCAACTCCACCCGCATTCCCGCCAGCAGTCACCAGAGGGCGCCATCCCCAGGACCAGACGCCGCTCCCGAACCTCAGCTGGAGTCCCCCTCGTCGGGCGCATCCATCGGCCTGGAGGGGGTGCACCTGGAGGAGGACCCGGAGCTCAACCTGAGCTTCGATGGCTACGTCGCCAAGCTGCGTCAGTGCCAAAGCCGCATGCGGAATGGCAGCACCACCCATGCCGACCCGCCccatctccacggcaacccCACGCCCGATGAAGGGGCCACCGTGGCTGAGGAGGACGGCTCCATGGTCAAAGCCACCTTCGTCTAA
- the rgs12a gene encoding regulator of G-protein signaling 12 isoform X1, whose protein sequence is MGLEMPEECVSSVRAACVSPHDREGGFSFMSLFVLFQSAAASDSELRCADLQACGSETSLNSNGSLPGPQSHRRLLERRVASWAVSFERLLQDPVGVRYFSEFLKKEFSEENLMFWQACEFFSQVPEADKNQLSQKAQEIYNSFLSSQASTPVNIDSQAQLADNVLNAPQPDMFREPQLQIFNLMKFDSYARFLKSTLYQECMVAEVEGRPLPDPYQVPCSPAPSKHSSDRSTLPTPRKEYKKSGRSHTDLRDEHSDKKKGNFFSWTSRNRSFGKGPKKRDLGEFNYGNGRRESQGSLSSSTSQELQSSSPGGKSECEHRNSVAVWERDRERWPRQCSVSLPDGSCCSLGLQPGVPVRQLLLELCQRHQLNLAAVDLFLIGGEKPLVLDQDSVTLCSRDLRLERRTLFRLDLIPINRSVGLKAKPTKPVSEVLRPVVAKYGLRLADLVARVSGETEILDLGVPISNLDGLRVVLEKADPSGKDKPPKTPKGHAPPLNNRSMSTPVDDRSSGKPLRNEEKNNNRDPSPPEGSRKPKKTQLEEAEEFFELLSKAQSSRAEDQRGLLRKEDLVLPDFLRLDSSPPSSSSSSVAPPPASSTPASLKPAHPNGLGGSTTQRQHHHQHQRSQNPEHGAGGTANGGTTPPGAGGGPGKAGKERPPFRAPLSPILSRGSGGQALEEEDGADLTLVGEGDITSPNSTLLPPPPPPSLTPASLLPGGDRSFRAADYTPPPPCLLLQCSGRDGGSDDTPAGTEACANSTRIPASSHQRAPSPGPDAAPEPQLESPSSGASIGLEGVHLEEDPELNLSFDGYVAKLRQCQSRMRNGSTTHADPPHLHGNPTPDEGATVAEEDGSMVKATFV, encoded by the exons ATGGGCCTTGAGAtgccagaggagtgtgtgtccagtgtgaggGCTGCATGTGTGAGCCCTCACGATCGTGAAGGTGGATTTTCATTCatgtctctctttgttctcttccAGTCGGCCGCAGCCTCAGACAGTG AGCTGCGTTGTGCAGACCTGCAGGCGTGCGGTAGCGAGACCAGCCTCAACAGCAACGGCAGCCTGCCCGGCCCGCAGAGCCACCGCCGCCTGTTGGAGCGCCGCGTTGCATCATGGGCCGTCAGCTTTGAGCGCCTGCTGCAGGATCCAGTGGGCGTCCGCTATTTCTCC GAGTTCCTGAAGAAGGAGTTCAGTGAGGAGAACCTTATGTTCTGGCAAGCCTGTGAGTTCTTCAGCCAGGTGCCTGAGGCTGACAAGAACCAG CTATCCCAGAAGGCTCAGGAGATCTACAACAGCTTCCTGTCCAGTCAAGCGAGCACGCCGGTCAACATCGACAGCCAGGCACAGCTCGCCGACAACGTCCTCAACGCACCGCAGCCGGATATGTTCAGGGAGCCGCAGCTGCAG ATCTTCAACCTGATGAAGTTCGACAGCTACGCGCGCTTCCTCAAATCCACGCTCTATCAGGAGTGCATGGTGGCCGAGGTGGAGGGACGACCCCTCCCCGACCCCTACCAGGTGCCCTGCAGCCCCGCCCCCTCCAAGCACAGCTCCGACCGCTCCACCCTCCCCACGCCCAGAAAG GAATACAAAAAGTCTGGCCGGTCTCACACCGATCTCAGAGACGAACACTCGGACAAGAAGAAAGGGAACTTCTTCTCCTGGACGTCACGGAATCGCAGCTTTGGCAAAGGGCCCAAGAAACGTGACCTCGGAGAATTCAACTATG gtAATGGTCGGCGTGAGTCCcagggctctctctcttccagtacCAGTCAGGAGCTGCAGTCCTCCTCCCCAGGGGGCAAGAgtgag tGCGAGCACCGTAACTCTGTGGCGGTGTGGGAGCGCGACCGCGAGCGTTGGCCGCGGCAGTGCAGCGTGTCCCTGCCCGAcggctcctgctgctccttggGGCTCCAGCCAGGCGTCCCCGTCAGGCAGCTGCTCCTGGAACTCTGCCAGAGACACCAGCTCAACCTGGCCGCCGTCGACCTCTTCCTCATCGGGGGAGAGAAG cCTCTGGTACTGGATCAGGACAGCGTCACGCTCTGCTCCAGAGACCTCAGGCTGGAGAGACGCACTTTATTCAG gTTGGATCTGATTCCCATCAACCGTTCGGTGGGACTGAAAGCCAAACCCACCAAGCCCGTCAGCGAGGTGCTTCGCCCTGTTGTCGCCAAGTACGGCCTCCGCCTCGCCGACCTAGTGGCCAGAGTC agtgGAGAAACAGAAATTCTGGATCTGGGTGTGCCCATCTCCAACCTTGATGGATTACGAGTGGTGCTGGAGAAAGCTGATCCGTCAGGAAAAG ATAAGCCGCCCAAGACACCCAAGGGTCACGCGCCCCCCCTAAACAACCGGAGCATGTCCACGCCG GTTGACGACAGGTCGTCAGGGAAACCTCTTCGGAATGAggagaagaacaacaacagagaTCCGTCTCCTCCTGAAGGCAGCAGGAAGCCCAAGAAGACCCAGCTAGAGGAAGCTGAAG AGTTCTTTGAGCTGCTGAGCAAAGCCCAGAGCAGCCGGGCGGAGGACCAGCGCGGCCTCCTCCGGAAGGAGGACCTGGTGCTGCCCGACTTCCTGCGTCTagactcctcccctccctcctcctcctcctcctcagtggcCCCGCCTCCCGCCTCATCCACGCCGGCGTCCCTCAAACCCGCCCACCCCAACGGCCTCGGCGGCTCCACCACCCAacgccaacaccaccaccaacaccagcgCTCGCAGAACCCGGAACACGGCGCGGGCGGAACCGCCAACGGAGGAACCACGCCGCCAGGAGCCGGTGGGGGTCCGGGAAAGGCGGGGAAGGAGCGCCCCCCGTTCCGGGCGCCCCTCTCCCCCATCCTGAGCAGGGGGTCGGGCGGGCAagcgctggaggaggaggatggcgCCGACCTCACGCTGGTCGGGGAGGGGGACATCACCAGCCCCAACAGCACCCTGCTGCCCCCTCCTCCGCCCCCGTCTCTCACCCCCGCCTCCCTGCTGCCGGGTGGGGACCGGAGCTTCCGAGCGGCGGActacacccccccgcccccctgtctcctcctccagtgctctGGACGTGATGGCGGCAGCGACGATACCCCAG CAGGTACCGAAGCCTGCGCCAACTCCACCCGCATTCCCGCCAGCAGTCACCAGAGGGCGCCATCCCCAGGACCAGACGCCGCTCCCGAACCTCAGCTGGAGTCCCCCTCGTCGGGCGCATCCATCGGCCTGGAGGGGGTGCACCTGGAGGAGGACCCGGAGCTCAACCTGAGCTTCGATGGCTACGTCGCCAAGCTGCGTCAGTGCCAAAGCCGCATGCGGAATGGCAGCACCACCCATGCCGACCCGCCccatctccacggcaacccCACGCCCGATGAAGGGGCCACCGTGGCTGAGGAGGACGGCTCCATGGTCAAAGCCACCTTCGTCTAA